A single genomic interval of Sinorhizobium garamanticum harbors:
- a CDS encoding DUF2155 domain-containing protein translates to MAGFCLQNWIGLAARRAGLALLMALPLMSSTDIARATRLSNSVAVFSGIDKITGRITTFDVYIGETVQFGALQVTPRVCYSRDDTEAPKTTTFVEVDEITLDRKIRRIFTGWMFADSPGLNAVEHPVYDVWLQSCKATSDLPPPDTAAKQ, encoded by the coding sequence ATGGCAGGTTTCTGTCTGCAGAATTGGATCGGCCTGGCGGCCCGTCGAGCGGGCCTTGCGCTCCTGATGGCGCTGCCTTTGATGTCCTCCACCGATATCGCGCGTGCAACACGTCTTTCCAATTCCGTCGCGGTTTTTTCCGGCATCGACAAGATCACCGGCCGCATCACCACGTTCGACGTCTATATCGGCGAGACCGTGCAGTTCGGCGCGCTGCAGGTAACGCCGCGCGTCTGCTACAGCCGCGATGACACCGAGGCGCCGAAGACGACGACCTTCGTGGAGGTCGACGAGATCACGCTTGATCGCAAGATACGGCGCATCTTCACTGGCTGGATGTTCGCCGACAGCCCGGGCCTGAATGCGGTTGAACACCCCGTCTATGACGTCTGGCTGCAATCCTGCAAGGCGACCTCCGACCTGCCGCCGCCAGACACGGCGGCCAAGCAGTAA
- a CDS encoding GNAT family N-acetyltransferase — MTIDLEIRQAERGELPAIIALFANDRLGGHGDTTDPEAFGDYLAAFEEISRSPHQTLYVAHLGGEVVGTFQTALLTSLPGRGSSSLVIEAVQTREDMRGRGIGERMVRHAIAVAREQGAAKVQLTSNVVRIDAHRFYERLGFERSHFGFKMRLK, encoded by the coding sequence GTGACAATCGACCTTGAAATCCGACAAGCCGAGCGCGGCGAGTTGCCTGCGATCATTGCCCTTTTTGCCAACGACCGGCTGGGCGGGCACGGCGACACGACCGACCCGGAAGCCTTCGGTGACTATCTTGCGGCTTTCGAAGAGATCAGTCGATCGCCTCATCAGACGCTGTATGTGGCCCACCTTGGTGGCGAGGTCGTGGGCACGTTTCAGACTGCGCTTCTGACATCGCTTCCCGGGCGTGGCAGCTCGAGCCTGGTTATCGAGGCTGTACAAACGCGCGAAGACATGCGTGGCCGGGGCATCGGCGAACGCATGGTTCGTCACGCGATTGCGGTGGCGCGAGAGCAGGGAGCGGCGAAGGTCCAACTGACCTCCAATGTCGTGCGCATCGATGCCCACCGCTTCTACGAGCGCCTTGGTTTCGAGCGTAGCCATTTCGGCTTCAAGATGCGGCTGAAATGA
- the gatB gene encoding Asp-tRNA(Asn)/Glu-tRNA(Gln) amidotransferase subunit GatB, with protein sequence MSIVDVRTPDPKRFIPGATGDWELIIGMEVHAQVLSNSKLFSGASTEFGNAPNANVSLVDAAMPGMLPVINEECVKQAVRTGLGLKAKINNRSIFDRKNYFYPDLPQGYQISQYKDPIVGEGKIIISIGPDRQGQFEDVEIGIERLHLEQDAGKSMHDQHPSMSYVDLNRSGVALMEIVSKPDLRSSDEAKAYLTKLRSIVRYLGTCDGNMDEGSMRADVNVSVRRPGEPFGTRCEIKNVNSIRFVGQAIEYEARRQIAILEDGGVIDQETRLFDANKGETRSMRSKEEAHDYRYFPDPDLLPLEFDDAFVEALKADLPELPDDKKERFVRDMGLSIYDASVLVSEKAIADYFEAVAEGRDGKTAANWVINDLLGALNKAGKTIEETPISPAQLGSIIDLIKAGTISGKIAKDLFEIIWNEGGDPAKIVETRGMKQVTDTGAIEKAVDEIIAANPDQVEKAKAKPSLAGWFVGQVMKATGGKANPQAVQALVKAKLGIEE encoded by the coding sequence ATGAGCATTGTCGACGTCCGCACTCCCGATCCGAAACGCTTCATCCCTGGCGCCACCGGCGACTGGGAACTCATCATCGGCATGGAGGTCCATGCCCAGGTGCTCAGCAATTCGAAGCTGTTCTCGGGGGCGTCGACGGAATTCGGCAATGCGCCCAATGCCAATGTCTCGCTGGTCGATGCGGCGATGCCGGGCATGCTGCCGGTGATCAACGAGGAGTGCGTCAAGCAGGCGGTTCGCACCGGTCTCGGCCTCAAAGCGAAGATCAACAATCGCTCGATCTTCGACCGGAAGAACTACTTCTATCCGGACCTGCCGCAGGGCTATCAGATCTCGCAGTACAAGGATCCGATCGTCGGCGAAGGCAAGATCATTATTTCCATCGGGCCGGACCGCCAGGGGCAGTTCGAGGACGTCGAGATCGGCATCGAACGCCTGCATCTGGAGCAGGATGCCGGAAAGTCGATGCACGACCAGCATCCGTCGATGTCCTATGTCGACCTTAACCGCTCGGGGGTTGCGTTGATGGAAATCGTTTCGAAGCCGGATCTGCGCTCGTCGGACGAGGCGAAGGCGTATCTCACCAAGCTGCGTTCGATCGTGCGTTATCTCGGCACCTGCGACGGCAACATGGACGAAGGCTCGATGCGGGCCGACGTCAACGTTTCCGTTCGCCGCCCCGGCGAGCCGTTCGGAACGCGCTGCGAGATCAAGAACGTCAACTCGATCCGCTTCGTCGGCCAGGCGATCGAATACGAGGCGCGCCGCCAGATCGCGATCCTCGAGGATGGCGGCGTCATCGATCAGGAAACGCGGCTCTTCGACGCGAACAAGGGCGAGACGCGCTCCATGCGCTCGAAGGAAGAGGCGCATGACTATCGCTACTTCCCAGATCCGGACCTGCTGCCGCTCGAATTTGACGACGCCTTCGTCGAGGCTCTGAAAGCCGATCTTCCGGAGCTCCCAGACGACAAGAAGGAACGCTTCGTCCGCGACATGGGCCTTTCGATCTACGATGCCTCGGTTCTCGTTTCGGAAAAGGCGATCGCTGACTATTTCGAGGCCGTCGCCGAAGGTCGCGATGGCAAGACGGCCGCGAACTGGGTCATCAACGACCTGTTGGGTGCCTTGAACAAAGCCGGCAAAACCATTGAAGAGACTCCGATTTCTCCCGCTCAGCTCGGCAGCATCATCGACCTCATCAAGGCCGGGACCATCTCCGGCAAGATCGCCAAGGACCTCTTCGAAATTATCTGGAACGAGGGCGGCGATCCGGCCAAAATCGTCGAAACGCGCGGCATGAAGCAGGTCACCGACACCGGTGCGATCGAAAAGGCAGTCGATGAAATCATCGCCGCCAATCCCGATCAGGTGGAAAAGGCCAAGGCAAAGCCTTCGCTCGCCGGCTGGTTCGTTGGTCAGGTGATGAAGGCGACCGGCGGCAAGGCCAATCCGCAGGCGGTCCAGGCACTCGTCAAGGCCAAGCTCGGCATCGAGGAATGA
- a CDS encoding pyridoxal phosphate-dependent aminotransferase codes for MTQMSKRSAVEPFHAMDVLAEATRRRDAGHPVISMAVGQPVHPAPKAALEAARRALEHGRLGYTDALGTLSLKTAIARHYHSRHGITLDPQRIAVTTGSSAGFNLAFLALFDPGDCVAIARPGYPAYRNILQALGLTVVEVEAGRETGFTLTPESLARAAERIGKPLKGVLLASPANPTGTVTGRAGLKALADYCRAERIIFISDEIYHGLTFVGEEATALEVTDDVVVINSFSKYYCMTGWRIGWMVLPEAQVRGFERLAQSLYISPPELSQIAAEAALDAHEELDRYKAAYAANRELLMKRLPQIGLAIASPMDGAFYAYVDVSRFTNDSMAFARRMLAEINVAATPGFDFDPVEGHRTMRFSYAGSAAEMSEAMDRIARWLV; via the coding sequence TTGACACAGATGTCGAAACGCAGTGCCGTCGAGCCCTTTCATGCCATGGATGTGCTGGCGGAAGCCACACGGCGGCGCGATGCCGGCCATCCGGTTATCTCGATGGCGGTGGGGCAACCGGTTCATCCGGCCCCGAAGGCGGCCCTTGAAGCGGCAAGGCGTGCCCTCGAGCACGGCCGTCTTGGCTATACGGACGCACTCGGCACGCTGTCCTTGAAGACAGCGATTGCCCGCCACTACCACAGCCGCCATGGCATCACCCTTGATCCGCAGCGGATTGCAGTCACGACAGGCTCGTCGGCAGGTTTCAATCTGGCGTTCCTCGCGCTCTTCGATCCGGGTGATTGCGTCGCCATCGCCCGCCCGGGATATCCAGCCTACCGTAACATCTTGCAGGCGTTGGGTCTGACCGTCGTCGAGGTCGAGGCGGGCAGGGAGACCGGCTTCACGTTGACCCCGGAAAGCCTCGCTCGCGCGGCCGAGCGCATCGGCAAGCCGCTCAAGGGCGTGCTGCTTGCAAGCCCGGCCAACCCCACGGGGACGGTGACCGGGCGAGCCGGCCTCAAGGCGCTCGCGGACTATTGCCGCGCCGAGCGGATCATCTTCATTTCCGACGAGATCTACCACGGGCTGACATTCGTTGGCGAAGAGGCCACCGCGCTCGAGGTGACCGACGACGTGGTCGTGATCAACTCCTTCTCGAAATACTATTGCATGACCGGTTGGCGGATCGGCTGGATGGTGTTGCCCGAGGCACAGGTGCGCGGTTTCGAGCGCCTAGCGCAGAGCCTCTATATTTCGCCGCCGGAGCTTTCCCAGATCGCCGCAGAGGCGGCGCTCGATGCGCATGAGGAGCTGGACCGCTACAAGGCGGCCTATGCCGCCAACCGCGAACTACTGATGAAACGCCTGCCGCAAATCGGCCTTGCGATCGCTTCGCCGATGGATGGCGCATTCTATGCCTATGTCGACGTCAGCCGATTCACCAATGACAGCATGGCCTTCGCACGGCGGATGCTGGCCGAGATCAACGTTGCGGCGACACCCGGTTTCGACTTCGATCCTGTGGAAGGCCACCGAACAATGCGCTTCTCCTATGCCGGATCCGCGGCGGAGATGTCGGAGGCGATGGACCGCATCGCCCGCTGGTTGGTCTGA
- a CDS encoding DUF3857 domain-containing transglutaminase family protein, which yields MERRRSFVFLIALFLTLLGPGLTVRADEQVHKAPAESWVEFVGIPELDPSRSAEIRNGIAFLLTDAQIRHRNGGYSIFGRLVYKVTDRAGLESGARLDIVFDPSRERLSFNRLMIIRDGVVIDKLGDAKFEIFRRETDSERGIFDGRLTAHVDLSDVRVGDIVDYSTTYEVTPTVAKDLLYARFQAEWGEPVALTRQRIIWPTEKPLNIRVVRTGLKPTVTTAGGETTYLWETGNPAPVKFQDNLPVDYPNFGFVEISSEFDWQPVVDAVLPFYRPTESFPADFEAKLAEIEVRHGALEDRLIAALRLVQDEIRYVSLSIGAGSYVPRRPETVLASGFGDCKDKALLLVSALRRLGIEAEVALTDIDEGRALEHAVPALQAFDHVIVRAKIGERVWWLDATDYLQGGRAANIVPPDYGFALPLVAFGAALERLPVKELLEPTQSVAERFAFPRRDGEPMVLTVNTIYRNADADRMRRRLAHASKAKLADDYIQYYSRQYPGIKSAAMLEAADDRDLNILTTKEAYELPSEALFANDLAKNFPLRADIGIGGMPAPTAVGRTGPIALGPPVYKSHKVTVTNLKARFSPPEKPDVYNPHFSLKLSWSTLPTELELEWSFRTLAERVPAEAINTYLQAVADSNRKSEWYYDFTHVDTAASGDDVSALSIDFLRAIRTALLLLP from the coding sequence ATGGAGCGTCGCAGATCATTCGTTTTTCTTATTGCTCTTTTCTTGACACTGCTCGGCCCGGGTTTGACGGTCAGGGCGGATGAGCAAGTCCACAAGGCCCCAGCCGAGAGCTGGGTGGAGTTTGTCGGCATTCCTGAGCTTGACCCGTCGCGCAGCGCCGAGATCAGAAACGGCATCGCCTTCCTCCTGACAGACGCCCAGATCCGGCATAGAAACGGCGGGTACTCGATATTCGGGCGCTTGGTTTATAAAGTGACTGACCGGGCCGGCCTGGAAAGCGGCGCGCGGCTCGACATCGTATTCGATCCTTCGCGCGAGAGGCTCTCCTTCAACCGACTGATGATCATCAGAGACGGAGTTGTCATCGACAAGCTCGGTGATGCGAAGTTCGAGATATTCCGCCGGGAGACGGACTCCGAGAGAGGCATTTTTGACGGCCGCCTCACGGCGCATGTGGATCTCAGCGATGTGCGCGTCGGCGATATCGTGGACTATTCCACGACCTATGAAGTCACCCCGACAGTGGCGAAGGATCTGCTGTACGCTCGCTTCCAGGCCGAATGGGGTGAGCCCGTCGCCCTTACAAGGCAACGGATCATCTGGCCGACAGAAAAGCCGCTCAATATACGCGTGGTCAGGACAGGCCTGAAGCCAACCGTGACAACGGCCGGGGGCGAAACGACCTATCTATGGGAAACGGGCAATCCTGCGCCAGTGAAATTCCAGGACAATCTGCCGGTCGACTATCCCAATTTCGGCTTCGTGGAGATATCTTCGGAGTTCGACTGGCAGCCCGTCGTCGATGCCGTCCTTCCTTTCTATCGACCGACGGAGAGCTTTCCAGCCGATTTCGAGGCCAAGCTCGCTGAAATCGAAGTCCGCCATGGTGCGCTAGAGGATCGCCTCATCGCCGCATTGCGACTAGTCCAGGACGAGATCCGCTATGTCAGCCTGTCGATCGGAGCGGGCTCCTATGTACCACGCCGTCCGGAAACGGTGCTGGCCAGCGGCTTCGGCGACTGCAAGGACAAAGCGCTGCTCCTCGTTTCAGCCTTGCGGCGGCTGGGCATCGAAGCCGAGGTGGCTCTCACCGACATCGATGAAGGCAGGGCGCTTGAACATGCCGTTCCTGCGCTTCAGGCTTTCGACCATGTGATCGTCAGAGCGAAGATAGGCGAGCGTGTCTGGTGGCTCGACGCGACCGATTACCTCCAGGGCGGACGCGCGGCAAACATTGTTCCGCCCGATTACGGCTTTGCATTGCCGCTGGTTGCTTTCGGAGCAGCGCTCGAGAGACTTCCGGTGAAGGAACTGTTGGAGCCGACCCAGTCGGTTGCGGAACGGTTTGCGTTCCCGAGGCGCGATGGCGAACCCATGGTGCTCACCGTAAACACGATCTACCGCAACGCCGATGCCGATAGGATGCGCCGCAGGCTTGCACACGCATCGAAAGCCAAGCTCGCGGACGACTACATCCAATATTACAGCCGGCAGTATCCCGGTATCAAAAGCGCGGCGATGCTCGAAGCAGCAGATGACCGTGATCTCAATATTCTGACGACAAAGGAGGCTTACGAACTTCCCTCCGAGGCACTATTTGCCAACGACCTTGCCAAGAATTTCCCGTTGCGGGCAGATATCGGTATCGGCGGCATGCCAGCGCCAACCGCAGTTGGGCGTACCGGACCGATCGCGCTTGGACCTCCGGTCTACAAGAGCCACAAGGTCACCGTGACCAACCTCAAGGCCCGCTTCTCCCCGCCGGAAAAGCCGGACGTCTATAACCCGCACTTCTCACTCAAATTGAGCTGGTCGACCCTTCCGACCGAGCTCGAACTGGAATGGAGCTTTCGAACCCTGGCAGAACGCGTGCCCGCCGAAGCGATCAACACCTATCTCCAAGCCGTCGCTGACAGCAACCGCAAGTCGGAATGGTACTATGACTTCACCCATGTCGACACCGCCGCAAGCGGCGACGATGTCTCGGCCCTCAGTATCGACTTCCTTCGGGCCATCAGAACCGCGCTTCTTCTTTTGCCGTAG
- a CDS encoding NADH:ubiquinone oxidoreductase subunit NDUFA12, with product MKLLLQIFTWWNEQTIGTRFHTWRFGKRVGEDEFGNVYYQGGTDSEGRTRRWVIYNGPAEASAIPPGWHGWMHHRTDISPADEKYVPREWQKPHRANATGTAQAYRPKGSIAGAGERPRVTGDYDAWTPRS from the coding sequence ATGAAGCTTCTGCTGCAGATTTTCACCTGGTGGAACGAACAGACGATCGGCACGCGTTTTCATACCTGGCGCTTTGGCAAGCGCGTGGGTGAGGACGAGTTCGGCAACGTCTACTATCAGGGTGGCACGGATTCCGAAGGTCGTACGCGGCGCTGGGTGATCTATAACGGCCCTGCCGAGGCCTCCGCCATCCCGCCGGGCTGGCACGGCTGGATGCATCACCGCACGGACATTTCCCCCGCCGACGAGAAATACGTCCCGAGGGAGTGGCAGAAGCCGCACCGTGCGAACGCGACCGGCACGGCGCAGGCCTATCGCCCTAAGGGATCGATCGCGGGCGCGGGCGAACGCCCACGCGTGACCGGCGACTACGACGCCTGGACGCCGCGCTCCTGA
- the accC gene encoding acetyl-CoA carboxylase biotin carboxylase subunit, whose protein sequence is MISKILIANRGEIALRVLRACKELGIATVAVHSTADSDAMHVRLADESVCIGPPPSRESYLNIHQIVAACEITGADAVHPGYGFLSENAKFADILDAHDITFIGPTAEHIRLMGDKITAKKTAEALGIPVVPGSDGEVKPENALEVAREIGFPVLIKATAGGGGRGMKVARTEADLEHAVATARSEAAAAFGNDAVYMEKFLGRPRHIEVQIVGDGEGNAIHLGERDCSLQRRHQKVWEEANSPALNVDQRMKIGQICADAMKKLKYRGAGTIEFLYEDGEFYFIEMNTRLQVEHPITEAITGIDLVHEQIRVASGAGLSVKQEDVVFSGHAIECRINAEDPRTFVPSPGTITHFHAPGGLGVRVDSGVYQGYRIPPYYDSLIGKLIVHGRTRVECMMRLRRVLDEFVIDGIKTTLPLFQDLINNQDIANGDYDIHWLEHHLAATSA, encoded by the coding sequence ATGATCTCGAAAATCCTCATTGCCAATCGCGGCGAAATCGCCCTGCGGGTGCTGCGCGCATGCAAGGAGCTCGGTATCGCAACCGTTGCCGTACATTCGACGGCCGATAGCGATGCGATGCATGTTCGTCTCGCGGACGAAAGCGTCTGCATCGGACCGCCGCCTTCACGCGAGAGCTATCTGAATATCCATCAGATTGTCGCTGCCTGTGAAATCACTGGTGCGGATGCGGTGCATCCTGGCTACGGCTTCCTTTCGGAAAACGCCAAATTCGCGGACATCCTCGACGCGCACGACATCACCTTCATTGGTCCGACGGCTGAACATATCCGCCTCATGGGCGACAAGATCACCGCCAAGAAGACGGCGGAAGCTCTTGGCATTCCGGTCGTTCCCGGGTCCGATGGCGAGGTGAAGCCCGAGAATGCGCTTGAAGTCGCCCGTGAGATCGGCTTCCCGGTGCTGATCAAGGCGACGGCCGGCGGCGGCGGGCGCGGCATGAAGGTCGCAAGAACCGAAGCCGATCTCGAGCATGCCGTCGCGACGGCGCGCTCCGAAGCGGCAGCAGCGTTCGGCAACGACGCCGTGTATATGGAGAAGTTTCTCGGCAGGCCGCGCCATATCGAAGTCCAGATCGTTGGAGACGGCGAAGGCAACGCCATCCATCTCGGTGAACGCGATTGCTCGCTGCAGCGCCGTCACCAGAAGGTCTGGGAAGAGGCGAACTCCCCTGCTCTCAACGTCGACCAGCGCATGAAGATCGGCCAGATCTGTGCCGACGCGATGAAGAAGCTAAAATATCGCGGCGCCGGTACGATCGAGTTCCTCTACGAGGACGGCGAGTTCTATTTCATCGAAATGAACACGCGCCTTCAGGTGGAGCATCCGATTACCGAAGCAATCACCGGCATCGATCTCGTGCACGAGCAGATTCGCGTCGCGTCCGGCGCCGGTCTCTCGGTCAAACAGGAAGATGTCGTCTTCTCGGGCCACGCTATCGAATGCCGTATCAATGCGGAGGATCCGCGCACCTTCGTTCCCTCCCCGGGCACGATCACGCATTTCCACGCGCCGGGGGGCCTCGGCGTGCGTGTCGACAGCGGCGTCTATCAGGGCTACCGCATTCCGCCCTATTACGACAGCCTGATCGGCAAGCTGATCGTCCACGGCCGCACGCGCGTCGAGTGCATGATGCGGCTTCGCCGCGTGCTCGATGAGTTCGTCATCGACGGCATCAAGACGACCCTGCCGCTGTTCCAGGACTTGATCAACAATCAGGACATCGCCAACGGCGACTATGATATCCACTGGCTGGAGCATCATCTGGCCGCAACATCCGCATAG
- the aroQ gene encoding type II 3-dehydroquinate dehydratase has translation MPSTIFVLNGPNLNALGKREPGIYGGQTLSDIEAMCKSEGKLLDFDVDFRQSNHEGTLVDWLHEAGDKAAGIAINPGAYGHTSIAMHDAIRAIAVPVVELHLSNIHAREEFRHKSMIAPAVKGVICGFGAQSYILALHALKNLTDKSK, from the coding sequence ATGCCCTCGACGATTTTTGTGCTGAATGGCCCCAACCTGAACGCTCTCGGCAAGCGCGAACCGGGCATCTATGGCGGCCAAACGCTCTCCGATATCGAGGCCATGTGCAAGTCGGAGGGAAAGTTGCTGGACTTCGACGTCGATTTCCGACAGTCGAACCACGAAGGTACCCTCGTCGATTGGCTGCACGAAGCCGGCGACAAGGCCGCGGGCATCGCGATCAACCCCGGCGCCTATGGCCACACGTCGATTGCCATGCATGACGCTATTCGTGCGATTGCGGTTCCCGTGGTGGAACTGCATCTTTCCAACATCCACGCGCGTGAGGAATTCCGCCACAAGTCGATGATCGCACCAGCCGTCAAAGGCGTGATCTGCGGCTTCGGCGCACAGAGTTACATTCTGGCGCTGCATGCGCTAAAGAACCTGACGGACAAGTCGAAATAA
- the accB gene encoding acetyl-CoA carboxylase biotin carboxyl carrier protein, whose protein sequence is MAEKKPGIDQALIRDLANILNDTDLTEIEVEQEDLRIRVSRNGTPVAMSMPAMPTYQAPPPVAVAQPAGAPQPAAESGRSSKNAVTAPMVGTAYLSPAPGARPFIEVGAMVKEGQTILIIEAMKTMNQIPAPRAGKVTEILVQDAAPVEYGEPLIVIE, encoded by the coding sequence ATGGCTGAAAAGAAACCGGGTATCGACCAGGCGCTGATCCGCGATCTCGCCAATATCCTCAACGATACCGACCTGACCGAGATCGAGGTAGAGCAGGAAGACTTGCGCATCCGCGTTTCGCGTAACGGCACGCCTGTCGCGATGTCGATGCCGGCAATGCCCACTTACCAGGCACCGCCCCCGGTTGCCGTCGCACAGCCCGCTGGGGCACCTCAGCCGGCTGCCGAGAGCGGCCGGAGTTCCAAGAATGCCGTAACCGCGCCCATGGTCGGTACCGCCTATCTGTCTCCTGCGCCTGGCGCCCGTCCCTTCATCGAGGTCGGCGCGATGGTCAAGGAGGGCCAGACGATCCTGATTATCGAGGCGATGAAAACGATGAACCAGATTCCGGCACCACGCGCCGGCAAGGTCACCGAAATTCTCGTTCAGGACGCGGCCCCGGTCGAATATGGCGAACCCTTGATCGTGATCGAATAA
- a CDS encoding DsbA family protein, which translates to MTFKKMIAAGTLLALAASVALPQTAAALDAKQKEEFGAFIKEYLLANPEVMLEVQEALSAKQRAKQQEAAEAAIATNKKAIFQSEYDITLGNPDGDVTIVEFYDYNCGYCKRALSDMDQILAADKNVRFVLKELPILGPDSLAAHKISAAFRLIAPDKYGDFHRALLGGEERATEETAIAVAAKLGVTEEQLRAKMEKEPQDAAMREAYSLANELGITGTPSYVIGNEAVFGAVGADEISTKVENMRSCGKTVC; encoded by the coding sequence ATGACCTTCAAGAAGATGATTGCCGCCGGAACGCTGCTTGCCCTTGCTGCCAGCGTCGCATTGCCGCAGACGGCTGCCGCGCTCGATGCAAAGCAGAAAGAAGAGTTCGGCGCCTTCATCAAGGAGTACCTGCTCGCCAATCCGGAGGTCATGCTCGAAGTGCAGGAGGCGCTTTCAGCCAAACAGCGCGCCAAGCAGCAGGAAGCAGCCGAAGCGGCGATCGCCACGAACAAGAAAGCGATCTTCCAATCCGAATATGATATCACCCTTGGCAATCCCGACGGCGATGTCACGATCGTCGAGTTCTACGACTACAACTGCGGCTATTGCAAACGGGCGCTTTCCGACATGGATCAAATCCTCGCGGCGGACAAGAACGTCCGTTTCGTGCTGAAGGAATTGCCGATCCTCGGGCCTGATTCCCTTGCCGCCCACAAGATCAGCGCCGCTTTCCGCCTTATCGCTCCGGACAAATACGGCGACTTCCACCGCGCTCTGCTCGGCGGCGAGGAGCGGGCGACGGAGGAAACGGCGATCGCCGTCGCGGCGAAACTCGGCGTCACCGAAGAGCAACTGCGTGCAAAAATGGAAAAGGAGCCGCAGGACGCTGCCATGCGCGAGGCCTATTCGCTCGCAAACGAACTCGGCATCACTGGCACACCGTCCTATGTGATCGGCAACGAAGCCGTCTTCGGCGCCGTCGGCGCTGACGAGATCTCCACGAAGGTGGAAAACATGCGCAGCTGCGGCAAAACCGTCTGCTGA
- a CDS encoding GNAT family N-acetyltransferase: MFFVRTAGERDLEKVRVLLTETWHATYDTLYGVDKVNELTARWHSVDALTKRLQRKNAEFVVADNGSELAGMGYAAMSDTLAKTAVLHQLYVLPKYQRQGIGRDMFAELETCFPDAERMRLEVEPQNLHALAFYRAHGFAEVGKTANCGDELSGVPALILEKRLS, from the coding sequence ATGTTCTTCGTCCGCACAGCCGGCGAGCGCGACCTGGAAAAGGTACGCGTCTTGCTGACCGAGACGTGGCACGCGACCTACGACACGCTTTACGGCGTCGACAAGGTCAACGAACTCACCGCCAGATGGCATTCGGTTGACGCCCTGACAAAGCGCCTGCAGCGAAAGAACGCCGAATTCGTCGTTGCCGACAATGGCAGCGAGCTTGCCGGCATGGGTTATGCGGCGATGTCGGACACGCTGGCGAAGACCGCCGTTCTCCACCAGCTCTACGTCCTCCCGAAATATCAAAGGCAGGGCATCGGCCGCGACATGTTTGCCGAACTCGAAACCTGTTTTCCCGATGCGGAGCGCATGCGGCTGGAAGTCGAGCCGCAGAACCTTCATGCATTGGCGTTCTATCGGGCGCATGGTTTTGCCGAAGTCGGAAAGACGGCGAACTGCGGAGACGAGCTATCGGGCGTGCCGGCGCTGATCCTGGAGAAGAGGCTTTCCTAG
- the aat gene encoding leucyl/phenylalanyl-tRNA--protein transferase, with protein MKGTRSKQPDITPDMLLRAYSIGLFPMADSADDPELFWVEPEIRGIIPLDAFHISRSLAKAIRRRPFEIRYNTAFEAVIDGCARPAPDRPTTWINEKIRSLYAALHRMGYAHSVEAWQNNALVGGLYGVSLGAAFFGESMFSLRSDASKICLVHLVERLRAKGFQLLDTQFTTEHLKSFGAIDVPKAEYEILLAKAMASPDLTF; from the coding sequence TTGAAGGGGACGCGCAGCAAACAACCGGACATAACGCCGGACATGTTGCTGCGCGCCTATTCGATCGGCCTCTTCCCAATGGCCGACTCGGCCGACGATCCGGAACTCTTTTGGGTCGAGCCGGAAATACGCGGGATCATACCGCTCGACGCCTTCCACATTTCGCGCAGCCTGGCGAAGGCGATCCGTCGCCGCCCGTTCGAGATCCGCTACAACACGGCTTTCGAAGCGGTGATCGATGGATGCGCGAGGCCGGCGCCGGACCGGCCGACAACCTGGATCAACGAGAAGATCCGTTCGCTCTATGCGGCCCTTCATCGAATGGGTTACGCCCACAGCGTGGAAGCCTGGCAGAATAACGCCCTCGTCGGCGGTCTCTATGGTGTCTCGCTTGGTGCCGCCTTCTTCGGCGAGAGCATGTTCTCGCTGCGCAGCGATGCCTCGAAGATCTGCCTCGTCCATCTTGTCGAACGGCTGCGGGCAAAGGGATTTCAGCTCCTCGACACCCAGTTCACGACCGAGCATCTGAAATCCTTCGGTGCGATCGATGTGCCCAAAGCCGAATACGAGATTTTGCTGGCTAAAGCGATGGCCTCGCCGGACCTGACTTTTTAG
- a CDS encoding YjhX family toxin codes for MDISRAEQRILHHLAQGGRIEITREGKAIAEIRCFTRDGWVYPGVDIELFRKLKRKRAIKSSGGKPYRITEQGLYLVRSELNNR; via the coding sequence ATGGACATTTCGCGCGCGGAACAGCGCATTCTTCACCATTTGGCCCAGGGCGGCCGCATTGAAATCACCCGCGAAGGCAAGGCGATCGCCGAAATTCGCTGCTTCACACGCGACGGCTGGGTCTATCCCGGTGTCGACATCGAGCTTTTTCGAAAGCTGAAACGCAAGAGAGCGATCAAGTCCTCCGGCGGCAAGCCATACCGCATCACGGAGCAAGGGCTTTATCTCGTCAGATCGGAACTCAACAACCGCTGA